The proteins below come from a single Lineus longissimus chromosome 5, tnLinLong1.2, whole genome shotgun sequence genomic window:
- the LOC135488184 gene encoding uncharacterized protein LOC135488184 gives MDFEIKDRYLPEFRLIRSTSAITRRDLERNTLINLPQRERNLVSRIKSTLEESFDKDLRMGVRNIQDPSPRPQTVVKTMIPRPWPPDGFRSIGINDRVKSSHGRYSGNITDASLCTCDRTFRSQNTNLLSIQFCDILGPYACADCTRKRKVIRLHDAVIPPEMDDNAFTPLGRMEHEAANHQKKLLDRRRRNAATACTERTITVAEENDKVSELPTGFSAPVFQKRRGTIDMLRSLVRFTRYATSFATYKGDITKVAPPLAKRGAHVAETNETTK, from the exons ATGGATTTTGAGATAAAAG ATCGATATCTACCGGAATTTCGGCTGATTAGGTCAACCTCGGCCATAACTCGGAGAGACCTAGAACGAAATACATTGATTAACCTACCGCAAAGGGAACGTAACTTGGTGTCAAGGATAAAGTCGACTCTAGAAGAAAGTTTTGACAAGGATCTGCGGATGGGAGTTAGGAATATTCAAGATCCGTCCCCGCGACCTCAAACGGTGGTCAAGACTATGATACCTCGGCCATGGCCACCAGATGGCTTCAGGTCAATTGGCATCAACGACAGGGTAAAGAGCAGCCATGGGAGATATTCTGGGAACATTACTGATGCGTCTCTGTGCACTTGTGACAGGACTTTCAGATCGCAAAACACAAATTTACTTTCGATTCAATTCTGTGATATTTTGGGGCCGTACGCTTGCGCAGATTGTACCAGGAAACGTAAGGTTATCCGCTTACACGACGCCGTCATTCCACCGGAAATGGACGATAACGCTTTCACGCCATTGGGTAGGATGGAACACGAAGCAGCGAACCATCAGAAAAAGCTTCTGGATCGGAGACGCCGAAACGCTGCGACCGCTTGCACGGAACGGACTATAACCGTTGCTGAGGAGAATGACAAAGTCTCTGAACTCCCGACCGGCTTCTCGGCGCCTGTGTTCCAGAAGCGCCGTGGTACCATCGATATGTTAAGGTCCTTAGTAAGATTTACTAGGTATGCCACGTCATTTGCAACGTACAAAGGAGACATTACCAAAGTTGCTCCACCTTTAGCCAAGAGAGGGGCCCACGTAGCCGAAACTAACGAAACCACAAAGTAG
- the LOC135488460 gene encoding uncharacterized protein LOC135488460 — MLKLLSLFQLTILLFLTLDVLYLGVSGGFDLTRSIVHIDIIPIMEGKVAIFVACLTCVVCLNTTDNPTNRESCISSIFGAEYRGTDNSTSSGKPCMRWDIVLPSSTTNWTAHVNYCRYFSGGQFGVGRSQPWCYTDGSGGWELCSVQRCDLPPYETCYRSPVAITNTKLTSDCNCSVSLSLKASPAVQLIRAIFVYPPAEEICTRDVVLNLEGKPLELTCEDGQSVDLSMQMTPNVSYNIGLGLKTDYNRNNQTGVGLHQITYTAMSYVHLTSCDVILPTDVRKSTGTSNVEIHTLDANGTDLPLHPHGAGDVIKHSNHTLKGLVIGLVVSAVVAVGVISVVTYIWLIDKRHMRSELLREYLGEDHLSSDEEKTYFSEPKAYINTIALDSERDEQPTPRTLDQLDPLALARNNKHLRPNGCSCVNIDAPDKRDLQNGHVTKIETAIVPINELENFDDLSDVIANPMAREVVNNCDVEPVADQENTV; from the exons ATGCTTAAACTGTTATCTCTTTTCCAATTAACGATCCTGTTGTTCCTAACGTTGGATGTTCTTTATTTAGGCGTGTCTG GTGGTTTTGATCTGACTCGATCGATTGTGCATATTGATATCATTCCCATAATGGAGGGTAAAGTGGCGATCTTTGTCGCATGTTTGACATGTGTCGTCTGCTTAAACACGACAG ACAACCCAACAAACCGGGAATCCTGCATCAGCAGTATATTCGGTGCTGAATACAGAGGCACAGACAACTCAACCTCCTCGGGAAAGCCTTGCATGCGGTGGGACATCGTGCTTCCTTCTTCCACCACCAACTGGACCGCGCATGTGAACTATTGCCGGTATTTCTCGGGGGGCCAGTTTGGGGTCGGAAGGAGTCAACCTTGGTGCTATACGGATGGAAGTGGAGGCTGGGAGTTATGCAGCGTGCAAAGATGTG ACCTGCCGCCATATGAAACCTGCTACCGTAGCCCTGTTGCTATCACCAACACCAAACTGACATCAGACTGCAACTGTAGTGTATCCCTGTCCCTGAAGGCGAGCCCGGCGGTCCAGCTTATCCGCGCAATCTTCGTCTACCCGCCCGCGGAGGAAATCTGCACCCGGGACGTAGTGCTGAATCTTGAAGGGAAGCCTCTCGAGCTGACCTGCGAGGATGGTCAGTCCGTCGACCTCTCCATGCAGATGACCCCCAATGTCTCCTACAACATCGGTCTTGGTCTAAAGACGGATTACAATCGGAACAATCAGACTGGGGTCGGTTTGCATCAGATTACATACACTG CCATGTCTTACGTCCATTTGACTAGCTGTGATGTGATACTACCAACTGACGTAAGGAAGTCTACTGGAACATCAAACGTCGAGATCCATACCTTAGACGCCAATGGTACTGATTTACCACTTCACCCACATGGCGCCGGAGATGTCATCAAGCATTCTAATCACACTCTCAAAG GGCTCGTTATCGGTCTAGTTGTGAGCGCCGTGGTGGCTGTTGGTGTCATCAGCGTAGTAACATATATCTGGTTGATAGACAAAAG ACATATGAGAAGCGAACTCCTTCGCGAATACCTCGGCGAGGACCATCTTTCAAGCGATGAAGAAAAGACGTATTTCTCGGAACCAAAAGCTTATATCAACACCATCGCTTTAGATAGTGAGAGAGACGAACAGCCAACACCCCGAACGCTGGATCAGTTAGATCCTCTAGCTTTAGCTAGGAATAACAAACACCTTCGGCCCAATGGTTGCAGTTGTGTAAATATTGATGCCCCTGACAAAAGGGACCTTCAGAATGGACATGTAACAAAAATCGAAACGGCAATCGTGCCGATTAATGAGTTGGAGAATTTTGATGATTTGTCTGACGTGATTGCCAACCCTATGGCAAGGGAGGTTGTGAATAACTGTGATGTTGAACCAGTTGCTGACCAGGAAAACACCGTATGA
- the LOC135488461 gene encoding uncharacterized protein LOC135488461: MLSCSAKRGLTTGGTQWVRNLVQVAGRRHLPGSRNKKFPKHLQPWDQHFPHRLQVEDKIQSEDVSSFASRLRPKLDGLLHTHGAVLLKGLPIQSVEDFSCFYTGLGYELMTYVGGSGFRHSVAPNVFTGSVDPPEYTVEPHNEMAYLPYWPHLIFFYCETEAEPGCGGENGLTDVRTVYDQLDPEVKEKFNRLGVRYWRYFPAESRPNYPSWRESLKVETRAQVEEMVTKAGNSVSWDDDGSLCFWTDRPAISPHYRTGEMLWFGQIPGQHWTCFEDYPGLWDKLKHLPEKQFPFTTLYGDGSVIELDVMDHLREVTWKCTKGSQLKQNEVLVFDNMLFSHCKMGFTGPRLNRTSMACYKAT, from the exons ATGTTGTCCTGCTCGGCGAAGAGAGGCTTAACGACAGGAGGGACACAATGGGTTAGAAACCTTGTGCAGGTGGCAGGCAGACGACACCTCCCCGGATCACGTAACAAGAAATTTCCAAAACATCTCCAGCCGTGGGATCAACATTTTCCGCACAGACTCCAAGTCGAAGACAAAATCCAGTCAGAGGACGTGTCTTCATTCGCAAGCCGATTGCGACCGAAATTAGACGGACTTCTTCACACGCACGGCGCTGTCCTCCTCAAAGGTCTTCCTATACAGTCTGTTGAGGATTTCTCTTGCTTTTACACGGGTTTGGGGTATGAGCTAATGACCTATGTTGGTGGGAGTGGTTTCAGACATTCAGTGGCTCCGAACGTGTTTACAGGGAGCGTGGACCCACCGGAATATACGGTTGAACCCCACAACGAAATGGCGTATCTTCCGTACTGGCCTCATTTG ATCTTCTTCTACTGCGAAACCGAAGCAGAGCCTGGTTGCGGTGGAGAAAATGGTCTGACGGATGTGAGGACAGTTTACGACCAGCTTGATCCAGAGGTGAAGGAGAAATTCAACCGACTCGGTGTGCGATACTGGCGCTACTTTCCCGCGGAATCCAGGCCGAATTATCCTAGCTGGAGGGAG TCGCTGAAGGTAGAGACTCGTGCTCAAGTGGAGGAAATGGTCACAAAAGCGGGGAATTCTGTGTCATGGGACGACGATGGGAGTCTCTGCTTCTGGACGGACCGGCCTGCCATATCTCCTCATTATCGAACTG GTGAGATGCTCTGGTTTGGCCAGATCCCCGGGCAACATTGGACCTGTTTTGAAGACTACCCAGGTCTCTGGGACAAGTTGAAGCACCTGCCGGAGAAGCAGTTTCCATTCACCACACTCTACGGGGACGGCTCAGTCATCGAGTTAGACGTGATGGACCACTTACGAGAAGTCACGTGGAAGTGTACGAAAGGGAGCCAGTTGAAACAGAATGAGGTGTTGGTGTTCGATAACATGCTTTTTTCGCATTGTAAGATGGGCTTCACTGGCCCTCGGCTTAATAGGACCAGTATGGCTTGTTACAAGGCAACTTAG
- the LOC135488640 gene encoding protein OSCP1-like translates to MSLKTLPLLFINLGGEMMYILDQRLRAQNIPQEKAKKVVHDIVGTMFNKRFMEELFKPQELYSKKAMRTVFDRLAHASIMRLNAASMDKLYDLMTMAFKYQVSLSLQPKDILLVTLNHMDAIHSFVEDNPPTKQLVDNVYRLVLQNYGALSHGEFLLVRQTLLNFFQDMHIRVSIFLKDKVQNSNGRFAIPTFGPVPWSSEVPGTIRIFNNGEQVKTTNFRCNTKYINVPKEPSFDMRGDRVSKLGTNMYSVARPLEATVISAYKGSTSTIGSDLDSHNPNPNSKAQLDLLSHLIGGGGGKGQKKGGKAEFRVNLFNTDAEEEEAAATRPTLVEDPGSKVIKIDASKKKRSDELNRIMGELTVDDNGQDEDDLLDLMDKA, encoded by the exons ATGTCATTAAAGACATTGCCACTGTTGTTCATCAACCTGGGAGGAGAGATGATGTACATTTTGGACCAAAGATTGCGTGCTCAAAACATTCCTCAAGAAAAAGCTAAGAAAG TTGTCCATGACATAGTCGGCACAATGTTCAACAAGCGGTTTATGGAAGAGCTGTTCAAACCGCAGGAGCTCTATTCCAAAAAGGCGATGAGGACTGTGTTTGACAGGCTAGCACATGCATCCATCATGAGGCTAAATGCAGCCAGCATGGATAAG TTATATGACCTCATGACCATGGCTTTCAAGTACCAAGTATCCCTCAGTCTTCAACCCAAAGACATCCTCCTAGTTACTCTCAATCACATGGATGCCATACATAGCTTTGTAGAGGACAACCCTCCTACCAAACAACTAGTGGATAATGTGTACAGACTTGTGCTCCAA AATTATGGTGCCTTATCCCATGGCGAATTCCTGCTGGTACGACAGACACTTCTAAACTTTTTCCAAGACATGCATATACGA GTGTCAATATTTTTAAAGGACAAAGTTCAGAATTCAAACGGTAGATTTGCTATTCCCACATTTGGTCCAGTGCCGTGGAGCTCAGAGGTCCCTGGGACCATTAG GATATTTAACAATGGTGAACAAGTGAAGACAACCAACTTCAGATGCAACACAAAATATATCAATGTTCCAAAGGAGCCATCATTTGACATGAGGGGAGATCGCGTCTCGAAACTTGGAACAAATAT GTATTCCGTAGCAAGACCCCTTGAGGCCACAGTAATAAGTGCATATAAAGGAAGCACATCGACCATAGGATCAGATCTG GATTCTCATAATCCAAATCCAAACAGTAAAGCACAGCTAGATCTCCTGTCTCATCTGATTGGTGGTGGAGGCGGGAAAGGACAAAAGAAGGGTGGCAAGGCCGAGTTCCGAGTAAATCTCTTCAACACAGACGCGGAAGAAGA GGAAGCAGCAGCAACCCGTCCAACTTTAGTGGAAGATCCTGGATCAAAAGTGATAAAGATAGATGCATCAAAG AAAAAGCGAAGTGATGAACTTAATCGAATAATGGGAGAATTAACTGTAGATGATAATGGACAAGACGAGGATGATCTACTAGACCTAATGGACAAAGCTTGA